Part of the Banduia mediterranea genome, AGCCCGCAACGCGCGAATTCGCTCGCGCCCCAGCGCACGAAATCCTTGATGCTCAGCAGAGCGTCGGTATCGCCGGACGCATTCATAGGCTCAGACAGGGTTGAAAACCGGGGGCACGGAGGCAGTCTGCTAGTCTAGCAATTTCCCGATATTCCCATTGTGCGGCGAGCCGATTTTGGTGAGACGCCGGAGTTTCCTGATCGATGACCCCTCGCAGTCCTTTCGTGTTGGCCAGCTTTGTCGCCGTGTTCATCGGCGTCTGGATATTCGTATTGGCCTCGACTCACAACAGGCAGGATTTTCAGATCGCGACCGTGCTGGATACGCCGCGCACCATGCCCGAATTCGAGTTGATCGACGAAGACGGCGCCGCGTTCACCCGTGACCGCCTGCTCGGTCAGTGGACACTGCTGTTCGCCGGCTTCACGCACTGCGCCGATGTCTGTCCGAGCACACTGGCCTTGCTAGGCAACGTCAAGAGCCGTCTGGCGCAGTCCCATCCCGGCGCTTCGTTTCAGACGGTGTTCCTGTCGGTCGATCCGGCGCGCGATCAACCCGCGGCCCTGGCCAAATACGTACGCTACTTCGATCCGGAGTTCGTGGGCGTCACCGGTGCCAAGACGCAAGTCGACCGGGTGTGTTCCAGCCTTGGCCTGTACTACGCCAAATCGCCCGGACCGACCGACGACAGCTATACGATGGACCACACGGCTGCAATCGTGGTGATCGATCCGCAGGCCCGCGCCCGCGCCTATTTCGTTGTCCCGAAAAATCCGCAGGCCATGGCCAGCGACCTCGCATTCCTCATGTCCGTCTGAGCTTGCCATGCAACAGGATCTGCAATCCGCGTCCCTGAGCGACCGCCTGCTGGCTTGGCCTCAACTGCTGTTGCCGACGCGTTGGCTGTCCAGTCTGATGTGCGCACTGACGCGCTGGCGCTGGAAGCCGTTCAAGAATGCATTCATTCGCATTTTCATGCGCCTGTATCGGATCGACCTCAACGAGGCGCTGATTCGCGAGCCTACGGCGTTCGAGAGCTTCAATGCCTTTTTTACGCGCGCCCTGCTGCCGGAATCGCGCCCCATCGATGCGAACCCGTCGAGCGTGGTATCGCCGGTCGACGGTTGCATCTCCCAGCTCGGGGTGATCAGCCAGCGCAGCATCCTGCAGGCCAAGGGCATCAGCTACACGGTGGATGATCTGCTGGCCGGGCTCGGCGACGCGCGCGCCCTGGACAACGGCACCTTCTGCACGATCTATCTGGCGCCGAACGACTATCATCGCATCCACATGCCGATGGACGGCCTGCTGCACGAGTGGAACTATGTGCCGGGGCGCCTGTTCAGCGTCAACCCGGCAACCGCGCGCACCCTGCCCGGCCTGTTTGCACGCAACGAACGAGTCGGCACCTGGTTCGATACCCCGGCCGGCCCGTTTGCGATGATCCTGGTCGGCGCCCTGTTCGTCGGCTCCATGGAAACCGTCTGGGCCGGACAGATTTCGCCACCGCATCGACGCGACGGCGGCTCGCGTCATCGCCCGAGCCCGGCCGTGGCACTGACCCGCGGTCAGGAAATGGGACGCTTCAACATGGGCTCGACCGTGATTCTGCTGGGCGCACCCGGACTGCTGTCGCTCGACTCCACCAAGGCGGCCGGCGAGGCGCTGCGCATGGGTCAGGCGATCGGTTCGCTGCGGCCCCGGTCCGGCTGAACAAGCCGCCGGCTTGTGCAACCAAACGGGGCCGCAAAGGTCCAAGAGGCGTACACTGGATCCAGGTCAACTTTCTCCGAACCATGCGTCAAAAGCTTGTTTCTGCCGTGCTGATCAGCCTGCTCGCAGCACAGTCCGTCACGGCTGCCGTGCCTACGGACCTGAACCTGCCGCAGATGGGCGAGCCTGCCGATCTGTCGATGACGCCCACCGAAGAGCGGGAGATCGGGCGCGATGTCGTCGCCCAGCTTTATTCGGCCGGTTACATCCTCGATGACGCCGAACTGACCGACTACATGTCCGGCATCGGCTGGACGCTGGCCACCTATGCCGACAACAAGCCCGAAAGCTTCCAGTTTTTCGTGGTGAAGGACCCCAGGATCAATGCGTTCGCGCTGCCGGGCGGCTATATCGGTTTCAATGCCGGCCTGCTGATCGCATCCCATAACGAAAGCGAGGTCGCCGGCGTGATGGGCCACGAAATGGCGCACGTCACCCAGCGCCATATCGCACGCACGATCGAAGGCACCAAGGTCAGCAGCATGGCGACAATGGCGGCGATGCTGGCCGGCATCATCGCCGGCGCCGCCTCCGGCAATGGCGATCTGATCATCGGTTCGCTCGGCGCCGGCAGCGCCCTGAGCTACCAGAACCAGGTGAACTTCACCCGTGCCCACGAAATGGAGGCCGACCGCGTCGGCATCCGCACGATGGCCGAAGCCGGCTTCGATCCGGAAGGCATGGCGAGCTTCTTTCAGCGGCTCGAACAGCAATCCCGCCTCTACGGCAGCGGCGTGCCCGAAATCCTGCGCACCCATCCGGTCAACACCACGCGTATCGCCGAAGCCGAGTCACGCGCGCGCGACTACCCTGTGCGCTCGTACCATCAGTCCACCGAATTCCCGCTGATGCAGGCGCGGGCCACCGTGCTCAGTACCAGCCGTGCCAGCCAGGCACGCGAGCTCTATCTGCGGAAAATGGAC contains:
- a CDS encoding SCO family protein gives rise to the protein MTPRSPFVLASFVAVFIGVWIFVLASTHNRQDFQIATVLDTPRTMPEFELIDEDGAAFTRDRLLGQWTLLFAGFTHCADVCPSTLALLGNVKSRLAQSHPGASFQTVFLSVDPARDQPAALAKYVRYFDPEFVGVTGAKTQVDRVCSSLGLYYAKSPGPTDDSYTMDHTAAIVVIDPQARARAYFVVPKNPQAMASDLAFLMSV
- a CDS encoding beta-barrel assembly-enhancing protease, with product MRQKLVSAVLISLLAAQSVTAAVPTDLNLPQMGEPADLSMTPTEEREIGRDVVAQLYSAGYILDDAELTDYMSGIGWTLATYADNKPESFQFFVVKDPRINAFALPGGYIGFNAGLLIASHNESEVAGVMGHEMAHVTQRHIARTIEGTKVSSMATMAAMLAGIIAGAASGNGDLIIGSLGAGSALSYQNQVNFTRAHEMEADRVGIRTMAEAGFDPEGMASFFQRLEQQSRLYGSGVPEILRTHPVNTTRIAEAESRARDYPVRSYHQSTEFPLMQARATVLSTSRASQARELYLRKMDAGDETVSTRYGAALALSELSENERAMQVLEPALEKMPRNTHLRLLEAHLQLETRQGDRALATLEDVMEHQPRSAPAIFAYAEALITLDRPNEARQFLLDRGPLLEGRPDMHRLLADVAKATNNTSELAFQNASYRFERGDARGAIQQIDAGLRIAGLEDNERARLSAFRSEVRSALPKNWRPSDNHR
- the asd gene encoding archaetidylserine decarboxylase (Phosphatidylserine decarboxylase is synthesized as a single chain precursor. Generation of the pyruvoyl active site from a Ser is coupled to cleavage of a Gly-Ser bond between the larger (beta) and smaller (alpha chains). It is an integral membrane protein.) produces the protein MQQDLQSASLSDRLLAWPQLLLPTRWLSSLMCALTRWRWKPFKNAFIRIFMRLYRIDLNEALIREPTAFESFNAFFTRALLPESRPIDANPSSVVSPVDGCISQLGVISQRSILQAKGISYTVDDLLAGLGDARALDNGTFCTIYLAPNDYHRIHMPMDGLLHEWNYVPGRLFSVNPATARTLPGLFARNERVGTWFDTPAGPFAMILVGALFVGSMETVWAGQISPPHRRDGGSRHRPSPAVALTRGQEMGRFNMGSTVILLGAPGLLSLDSTKAAGEALRMGQAIGSLRPRSG